The Prevotella melaninogenica genome window below encodes:
- a CDS encoding OmpA family protein, whose translation MKKLLIVLALAGVSMTSFAQDEVLTEKYSVATNSFWSNWFVQLGADWNAWYSNQEHGRDAAISPLKDFRSKPGAAFAIGKWLTPGIGLRTKIQGIWGKRVGADSNPASQLDNSNKYWIAQEQVMFNLSNLLCGYNENRVWNLIPFAGAGVGRSMSANHYAMGLSAGLQSSWKVSKGMRVYLEAGWNRYEGDLDGAAYANNERRGWESHDNNLYAEIGLNFNIGKGTWKKSPDMEAINTQHQAALDALNARLQDAEEENARLRNELANQKPVETVSESVKQLVTTPVSVFFEINQSTIASQKDLVNVQALAKYAKDNNNNLLVTGYADSATGSADYNQKLSERRATVVANELVKMGIENNKITTVGKGGVETLSPISFNRRATVQITE comes from the coding sequence ATGAAAAAGTTATTGATAGTTTTGGCATTAGCTGGTGTGTCTATGACCAGTTTTGCCCAAGATGAGGTGCTCACTGAGAAGTATAGCGTTGCTACCAACTCGTTTTGGAGCAACTGGTTTGTACAACTTGGTGCAGACTGGAACGCATGGTATTCTAACCAAGAGCATGGTCGTGATGCAGCAATCAGTCCGTTGAAGGACTTCCGTTCAAAGCCGGGCGCAGCTTTCGCTATTGGTAAGTGGTTAACACCCGGTATCGGTCTTCGTACAAAGATACAGGGTATCTGGGGCAAGCGTGTAGGTGCTGACAGCAATCCTGCTTCTCAGCTCGATAACAGCAACAAGTATTGGATTGCACAGGAGCAGGTGATGTTCAATTTGAGCAACCTCCTTTGCGGTTACAATGAGAACCGTGTTTGGAATCTGATTCCTTTTGCTGGTGCTGGTGTTGGCCGTTCGATGTCAGCTAATCATTATGCTATGGGATTGAGCGCAGGTCTTCAATCTTCTTGGAAGGTGAGCAAAGGAATGCGTGTCTATCTTGAAGCTGGTTGGAACCGTTATGAAGGCGACCTTGATGGTGCTGCATACGCAAACAATGAGCGTCGTGGATGGGAGTCACACGATAATAATCTTTATGCAGAAATTGGTTTGAACTTCAATATTGGTAAGGGTACTTGGAAGAAGAGTCCAGATATGGAAGCAATCAATACACAGCATCAGGCGGCTCTCGATGCACTGAATGCACGCCTTCAGGATGCAGAGGAAGAGAATGCACGTCTTCGTAATGAATTGGCTAATCAGAAGCCTGTTGAGACCGTGTCGGAGTCTGTGAAGCAGTTGGTGACAACTCCTGTTTCAGTCTTCTTCGAAATCAACCAGTCTACAATTGCTTCTCAGAAAGACCTCGTAAACGTACAGGCATTGGCGAAGTATGCTAAGGACAATAATAACAATCTCCTTGTGACAGGTTATGCTGACAGCGCAACGGGTTCTGCTGATTACAACCAGAAGTTGTCTGAGCGTCGTGCAACAGTAGTTGCCAACGAACTTGTTAAGATGGGCATTGAGAACAATAAGATTACGACTGTTGGTAAGGGTGGAGTAGAAACCTTGTCTCCAATCTCTTTCAACCGTCGTGCAACGGTTCAGATTACGGAATAA